A part of Chloroflexota bacterium genomic DNA contains:
- a CDS encoding long-chain-fatty-acid--CoA ligase, with the protein MSNEFYDVWHSALTPLSFLDRSLRTFPDKTAVVHGSLRYTYRQFAERVYRLAGALRAAGVQPGDRVAFLCPNTPPMLEAHFGVPLTGAILVAINTRLSRDEIGYILNHAEVKLLFVDSELAPITAPLAGQTPSLRQVITIVDDQSGAPGPKPMGVTYEEFIAGGSREPIAHAAREDDTISVNYTSGTTGRPKGVMYSHRGAALNALGECLEHGLTSESVYLWTLPMFHCNGWCFTWALVAVGGTHVCLRRVDPPVIVRLIEQERVSHFCGAPAVLIMLTNHPSVKELKLTRPLQIVTAAAPPSPTILLTVEALGAKITHVYGLTETYGPHSVCEWHAEWNALPSDQRARMKARQGVPYLHISELRVVDDAMNDVPADGQTQGEVVMRGNNVMQGYYRDPAASAKAFAGGWFHSGDVGVVHADGYIELRDRKKDIIISGGENISTIEVEQAIYQHPAVLEVAVVAVPDDRWGEVPKAFVTLKPDATATADEIIAHCRAHLAHFKCPKSVEFIDLPKTSTGKIQKYVLRDKEWAGRDKRIN; encoded by the coding sequence GTGAGCAACGAGTTTTACGACGTCTGGCATTCGGCGCTGACGCCGCTGAGCTTTCTGGACCGAAGTCTGCGCACGTTCCCGGACAAAACGGCGGTCGTGCATGGCTCGTTGCGTTACACCTACCGGCAGTTTGCCGAGCGGGTCTACCGGCTGGCCGGCGCCCTGCGCGCCGCCGGTGTGCAGCCGGGCGATCGGGTGGCGTTCCTGTGCCCGAACACCCCGCCAATGCTGGAAGCGCACTTCGGCGTGCCGCTGACCGGGGCGATCCTGGTCGCGATCAATACGCGCCTTAGCCGCGACGAGATCGGGTACATCCTCAACCATGCGGAAGTCAAGTTGCTGTTCGTCGACTCGGAACTGGCACCGATCACCGCGCCGCTCGCCGGGCAGACACCGTCGCTGCGCCAGGTGATTACGATCGTCGACGACCAGTCGGGCGCACCCGGACCGAAACCAATGGGCGTCACGTACGAAGAGTTCATCGCGGGGGGGAGCCGCGAGCCCATCGCGCATGCAGCCCGCGAAGACGACACGATCTCGGTGAACTACACCAGCGGCACGACCGGCCGCCCGAAGGGCGTCATGTACTCGCACCGTGGCGCCGCCCTCAACGCGCTCGGCGAGTGCCTGGAGCACGGCCTGACAAGCGAGAGCGTCTACCTGTGGACGCTGCCGATGTTTCACTGCAACGGCTGGTGCTTCACCTGGGCGCTGGTGGCGGTGGGCGGCACGCACGTCTGCCTGCGCCGCGTGGATCCGCCGGTGATTGTGCGGCTGATCGAGCAGGAGCGCGTGTCGCACTTTTGCGGTGCGCCCGCCGTCCTGATCATGCTGACCAATCACCCGTCGGTCAAGGAACTCAAGCTGACCCGGCCGCTACAGATCGTCACGGCCGCCGCGCCGCCGTCGCCGACGATCCTGCTGACGGTCGAGGCGCTGGGGGCCAAGATCACCCATGTGTACGGCCTGACCGAAACATACGGCCCGCACAGCGTCTGCGAGTGGCACGCCGAATGGAATGCGCTTCCGTCCGACCAGCGCGCGCGCATGAAGGCGCGCCAGGGCGTGCCGTACCTGCATATCAGCGAGCTGCGCGTCGTCGACGACGCGATGAACGACGTGCCGGCCGACGGGCAGACGCAGGGCGAGGTCGTCATGCGCGGCAACAACGTCATGCAGGGCTACTATCGCGACCCGGCCGCGTCTGCGAAGGCGTTTGCGGGCGGCTGGTTTCACAGCGGCGATGTAGGCGTGGTGCACGCCGACGGCTACATCGAACTGCGCGACCGCAAGAAGGACATTATCATCAGCGGCGGTGAGAACATCTCCACCATCGAAGTCGAGCAGGCGATCTACCAGCATCCGGCGGTGCTGGAGGTGGCGGTGGTCGCGGTGCCCGACGACCGCTGGGGCGAGGTGCCGAAGGCGTTTGTGACGCTCAAGCCGGACGCGACGGCGACGGCGGACGAGATCATCGCGCACTGCCGGGCGCATCTGGCGCACTTCAAGTGCCCCAAGTCAGTCGAGTTTATCGATCTGCCGAAAACCAGCACGGGTAAGATCCAGAAATACGTGCTGCGGGACAAGGAATGGGCCGGGCGCGATAAGCGGATCAACTAG